A segment of the Mercurialis annua linkage group LG4, ddMerAnnu1.2, whole genome shotgun sequence genome:
acccaattaaatcaatcaaaatttaattaaatataattaaaactaattaaaattcaataaaatccaattaataaacctaattaaactaattaaaatctaattaaacaaatttaatcTAATTGAAACCTATTTCGAAAATTGCTGGGTTTTTTCAAAAACTACCGCCGGTCCTCCTCCTACGACAAACCACTGTCGATGCCTTCTCGAAAACCACCGCCATAGTCCATTCTCAGAGAGCAAACTTGTGGATTTGTTCTGAGAGAACACACCCGCCAGATCTGTTCTTTGAGAGCAGTGCAAGATTATTCTCAGACAACAGATGCTCTAAATATGTTCTCAGTGAACAGACCCAGCGATGAAGAGGGCATCGTCTCGTCTGACTCCCTCCGGCAGATGACAGTGGAGCTAGTCGCCAGAGAAGatgatctttaaaaaaaaaattattagcaaAAGTATATTTAGGTccctaatttaaaatattagagggtttaatttggaaattattgaaaatattgagattattttctaacttttttctAATAGATCTAACTCCGTTAACTTCCATATCTGAAGGATTTATTTGTCTAGATTTAAAACAACGAGAATTTAAttgttcaaatttaaaaataggaGGGCTTATTTGTGCccaagaaaagtttaaaggccGGCCTATACTTTTGGAAAAACTTCGAGGGTTTTTGCACCTTTTGCCTTTAATAGTATTCTAAAATTtatgacataaaaaaaattgtgtaaCCACGGGTGAAAACGCTAGTATTAATCTGTCTTGAAAATTTGAAATAGCACTTCCAAATTATAGTTTGTCATCCAAAAAGATGTCCTGACTGACTTAGTGTTAGTGTAGCTACACAAAAGGATACTCGCATAAACTACACATATCATCTTAACATAAAGCAAATTTACAAGAACTCCTGAACTTATGAACGAACCTAATCGAATATGTTTTCGATACTTCTCTGAATGATTCCACAAATGCGACAGACATAACCGAGATcatcttttaataaaaaactaTGATCACATTCTTCTTCGTCTACTTCCATGCTTTCATTAATGGCACTTCCAGTATCTGCAGCAGAGTCCTAGACAAAGCAGAATAATGATGCTAAATATAAAATCAAGTATAACACAGGCGGAGTACTTGCCGAAAATAGTAAATTAATATGTCTAGAACTGCAAAACAAGCTATGTTGATCCATCAAAGCATTTCTTTTAAGTAATTTGGAAAATTATAGTTTAATCATGTAGGATAGAATGTACTATTAGTCTCTACCTATGTTACACGGAAACGGAAATGAAAACGCTGAAACGGGAAACtgttgaaatgaaaaaacagCAAAACAATCTATTTCTACAAAAACaggttataaatataacatttcAGAGTTTCGGaagtatttttgaaaatggaaACGAAATGCTGAAACTTTAGACTCTACGAATTTCCGTGCAACATCGATATGTACTGTTTAAGCAGTAAAGTGCGACGAGAATACCTTGGAATAATTTAGTGCAAACGCCATCTCCTCCCACAGATCAGCCAATCCATCATCTTCAGCATCAATTTGACAATCATCTTCTATTTTTGCAACATCATTTTCCGAAGCAGCATACGCACTTTCATCTATGTGGATATTGCACTCAGCATAATTAGCACTTTCCTGCATCGAAAGTTTGTGCACAGATTCACTTAAGGCATCAAATGGATACAAATGAGAATCCTCCTCCTTCACAGAAAGTTCATTCACAGCTTCACTTAAAGCATCAACCCGATACAGATGCAAATTCCCTTTATATCGACTATCTTCTTCATCTGCATCAAACATTGTCACAAAGATCTATCAGCTGATATAAAATTATCCCAAGGATCATTTTCCGAATTGATAATGTCGAACACCGGACTACACAGAATAGAGGATTTAGCGCCTAGAAGTCGAAAATTATGGTAGAACAACAAAAGAATATGAAACTCGAAACACTTCTCTAACACAAAAGGAATTAATGATGGTAATTACTAATTAGTGTATCTTGTATGTGAAAACTAATCATTTCTCTAATTCCATCAAAACAAATTTGCAGTCTAAAGCATCGAGTTTGCTTCAGGAAGAACTCTCAACTCAAAGGAAGCAACTTACTCCATTATTACTCATGCCAAGTTCATAATTTTTTGACCAAAATAAAAGTAACCAACCTCCAATTTTCCATAATCTGTCACTTTGAGAAAgcaattgaaagaaaaatacataaaaGTGCCTTCAAAAAACactatgaaaaagaaaaaaaaacaaaccctCATGCCTGTACAAAAAAATCATCATATTCAAGCAGTtgatagcaaaaaaaaaaacaagaatctGATAAATGGGTCTTGTATagctaaaataaattgtaagaaaattaaaaaaaaaatgtaagaatGAAGATCATTGTTCAAATGCAAAGCATCCGTACTAAAAAGGGTCGTACCAAACTTGGCGCGAACTGAACTGATTTCTGGGTCCATATTGTTTCTCCAAAATGCAGAGACAAACAGCAAGTAACAAGTCTATGATGTaattaagaaagaaaaatcTTGGACAAGGTTATGTTTTGATAAGGACAAAAATTAGAATTGCTGCTCACTGAAATAACACTGAAGTGGTTAATTcattatttcattaattaatcagtttaatttttatatttttttaattattttattatatattttaaaaagtagatattttttgtaaattaaatagataatatttgttatttttattattattgctttAATATATagtgatttaaatttttataatcacACTagattatactccctccgtctcagtagagttgtccactttgagaaaaaaatttgtcctaaaactcttgtccactttcaaaaagtaactaacttttacattaagttttcctatattacccctatttaaaatccactaatgaataaagtgaaaataaattgcaagtagagtctatattaaataggggtattataagaaaagtaattaaaattttataaaatctatacacaataattacttttcttaaattgtgtgataaaagcaaagtggacaattctattgggacGAAGGGAGTATTTAATATAGAAGCATCGTCGATAAAAAGTCAATTCAAACCATTATCTTTAAAGATTTTGGTGTGATTTTGGTTGGGTTATTATGTAGTTTGCTATATGAATTGGTTAGATTAGGAGTGTTGGCacattgataattttttaagttgGCAGTAACGTGGTAGATATGTTGACAAAAAATCGATTTGATTCGAAAAAAtgctataaaaaataataaatatgctAAAATAGACTAATCTtgccaatttttaaaaatttaactataaatgacaaacgtttgatattttattacgATTAAACGTTTCTATATTAGTTGGTTggatataattgattgaaattataaaattattgagCTAAACTGCTGTTTTTTTATTCAGTATATAATTGATAAATGTACTATAatttggatatataattaaattttccaaaattaaatgataatccattaaatgaaataaatatttgtGTTCGGCTGATCTCGTACAATCATCATGCTTGTAAAGCCAGTAAtggatatatttaatttaatttttaattcaacaaatctcattgaatataatttaaaacagttatattaataaaaatttgaaaaattaaaaattaaaatccgaTGACCTAATATGAAACAAACAATTTACACTAGCATGCAATGTATGATCCGCAGATATACTtacaaaaataaagaataaaatatcaattgttTTGTCAACAAAGTGCATTACTGTATTAAACTTATTCAATACTCGCAAActaatttttgatattataaactACATCCATATTATCTCATTTAATCACCATCTAACAAACCCTTCATAAAAAaagataacaatttttttataaaaaaggacaacaaacttttcataaacaaaagacaaaagaaaatatacaataaaaaaatagcatTAAAAAAGTACTAATTACAATAGGCTAATCCTCTGAAAAAACCTTcatcttttagccccttttcgtttgcaccctgacgttgtaaaatctccaattttacccaaattcacacctttcgttttcaattccacccttaaGCATTAAATCAAccttttttcacttgaaaaaggTCCAAATCAATACTTAATATTTAAGCATATATACTAAATAGagcttaatgttatatttaaataaaagaatattcttttcacaaattaaaaaaacttaataataatattttattgaattcaataaatattattattttgtacaaATTCAAATCCGATTTTATTCGACCTCtctaatttatttgatattataattaatttaattttttttaatgtatcattaaaaaaattaatttaattaactaaataattaataaaaatactacATCCGTGTATTCCGACCCACTCTCGGTCGGCCGCCGTCGTCCTCCGCGTATTCCGACCCACCCCGGGTCAGCCGCCGTCGTCCTCCGCGTCTTCCTCCCATGGAAGCCGACCTCCTCGTCTTCCATGGGAGGAAGACGAGCTGGTTTGTCTTCCTTCTATGGAAGACGACCAGCAGCTGGTCgtcttccttccatggaagacgaccaGATCtggtcgtcttccatggaaggaagacGACCCAGGTCGTCTTTCTAAGGAGGAAGACGACCAGATCTGGTCGTCTTCCTCCTTAGGAAGACGACCAGCTCGTCTTCCTCCTTAGGAAGACGACCAGCTC
Coding sequences within it:
- the LOC126676207 gene encoding protein CHROMATIN REMODELING 35-like — encoded protein: MDPEISSVRAKFDEEDSRYKGNLHLYRVDALSEAVNELSVKEEDSHLYPFDALSESVHKLSMQESANYAECNIHIDESAYAASENDVAKIEDDCQIDAEDDGLADLWEEMAFALNYSKDSAADTGSAINESMEVDEEECDHSFLLKDDLGYVCRICGIIQRSIENIFD